A stretch of the Theileria equi strain WA chromosome 1, complete sequence genome encodes the following:
- a CDS encoding DNA gyrase subunit A, putative (encoded by transcript BEWA_026820A) — MIFTGTFCAIIAILLDITHGFQRYSPIETRGILRNAGKHYRSRLVRNGDSAVNLEGKSWFRLSSGESQVPDSTKDGETNVPEGNESLNLAASENRQENVAEEGDGISSNTNDGLDSGVSIPNLELCDEVGTSFMKYALSIILGRALPDARDGLKVVHRRILWAMHALKLGGSTAYRKCAKVVGDVLGNYHPHSDKSVYDALCRLSQDFIMRVPLIDGHGNFGSADDPPAAMRYTECRLSHFSEKLMLEDIHNNTVDFVPNFDSTEMEPTALPSCVPSLLINGSSGIAVGLATNVPPHNPHEIISAAILMAKNAGNVDIDTLLDVVKGPDFPTGGIIKTGMDALKKLYTTGKGTLSIEAKFTFEEKFASKGTKEVVNSFDSLDELSFSPGTRISIVITEIPYNVKMTDIIMSMTKAIKEGKMLGISDIRDESDRNGVRLVIELKRQITTPIEVEDILKQLKSQTELSSFFKCNFIALDKNGTKPIRFTLHSYLKIWLDFRVETVKRRTRYLLEKAKNSLHLTRGFIIVIDYIDDIIKMIKECSSIQQVRENLAKQEYGSLSPQQITAVLKMTLSQLSRLEHDRFLQEQEKLNNIISNYQTLLLDDSNIYSLIANELEEIQKNYKNLYHSKKRYTSILVGSKPAIHTLMDDQAISKPQESTLDSSLIVVNNHGWVQRIKLDKSFHISQKSRSIYSSRVYEPPSALHSLNSESKTVCSNLKVFHSICYPDDMCMVVCKNGFCSMFPVEKLRLCKRGYPLWKMLSMDVDEEIVLLTTVNSIKDYLVVGFEDGNVGIYKSEFITRKRKVNDMRKLKLWKRERAPPIFALFGHSSSNLLIGKYYV; from the exons ATGATCTTTACAGGCACATTTTGTGCTATAATCGCAATTTTATTGGATATAACGCATGGATTCCAGAGATATAGTCCTATAGAGACTAGAGGAATCCTACGAAATGCAGGAAAACATTATCGCAGTAGACTGGTAAGGAATGGAGATTCCGCGGTCAATCTGGAGGGAAAGTCCTGGTTTCGACTCAGTTCTGGTGAATCACAAGTCCCTGATAGTACGAAGGATGGAGAGACTAACGTCCCTGAGGGTAATGAAAGCCTCAATCTCGCGGCTTCCGAGAATAGACAGGAGAATGTGGCCGAAGAAGGTGATGGAATATCATCCAACACAAATGATGGACTCGATTCAGGCGTTTCCATACCTAACTTAGAGCTCTGTGATGAAGTAGGCACGAGCTTTATGAAGTACGCCCTCAGTATAATCCTGGGAAGAGCCCTGCCAGATGCTAGAGATGGGCTCAAGGTTGTCCACAGAAGGATTCTATGGGCGATGCAC GCACTAAAACTCGGTGGCTCAACTGCATATAGAAAGTGTGCCAAGGTAGTTGGTGATGTTTTAGGTAACTACCATCCTCACTCTGACAAGTCCGTCTATGACGCTCTCTGCCGTCTATCACAGGATTTTATCATGAGAGTGCCACTGATCGATGGTCACGGTAATTTTGGATCTGCAGATGATCCTCCAGCTGCTATGAGGTATACTGAATGCAGACTCAGCCACTTTAGTGAAAAGTTGATGTTGGAGGATATACACAACAATACAGTAGACTTTGTGCCAAATTTCGACTCTACAGAG ATGGAACCGACAGCTCTACCGTCTTGCGTACCCTCTCTCTTGATAAATGGCTCTTCTGGAATTGCTGTAGGTCTTGCTACAAACGTTCCTCCACACAATCCACATGAAATAATATCTGCTGCTATTTTAATGGCAAA GAATGCTGGAAATGTTGACATTGATACACTGCTGGACGTTGTAAAGGGACCAGATTTTCCAACGGGTGGAATAATAAAGACAGGCATGGATGCCCTCAAGAAACTTTACACGACTGGAAAGGGCACTCTATCTATTGAGGCAAAGTTTACATTTGAAGAAAAGTTTGCTTCAAAAGGCACGAAGGAGGTTGTTAATTCATTCGATTCACTTGATGAGCTGTCATTTTCCCCTGGAACGAGAATATCTATCGTTATTACCGAGATCCCATACAATGTTAAAATGACAGACATTATAATGTCAATGACAAAGGCTATAAAAGAAGGGAAGATGCTTGGAATATCAGATATTAGGGATGAGTCTGATCGCAATGGAGTGAGGCTGGTGATCGAACTTAAGAGACAGATTACCACTCCAATTGAAGTTGAGGATATCTTAAAGCAGCTCAAGAGTCAAACAGAGCTCAGTTCATTCTTCAAATGTAACTTTATAGCACTCGACAAAAACGGAACAAAACCCATCCGTTTTACTCTTCATTCATACCTTAAGATTTGGCTCGATTTCCGTGTTGAAACAGTAAAAAGGAGGACAAGATATTTGCTagaaaaggcaaaaaaCAGTTTGCACCTCACAAGGGGTTTTATTATTGTCATTGATTATATTGATGATATCATAAAGATGATCAAGGAGTGTTCATCTATACAACAG GTCCGTGAAAATTTGGCAAAGCAAGAGTATGGGTCTCTGAGTCCTCAGCAAATAACTGCTGTGCTAAAAATGACCCTTTCTCAGCTGTCTAGGTTAGAACATGACAGATTCTTGCAAGAACAAGAGAAGCTAAACAACATAATATCAAACTATCAAACTCTTTTGCTGGACGATTCTAATATTTATTCCTTGATTGCAAATGAATTAGAGGAAATTCAAAAAAACTACAAGAATTTATACCACTCAAAAAAACGCTATACTAGTATTCTTGTTGGTTCAAAACCTGCCATACACACACTAATGGATGATCAGGCTATTTCAAAACCTCAAGAATCGACGCTAGATTCGTCATTAATTGTAGTAAATAATCATGGGTGGGTACAGAGAATAAAATTGGATAAATCATTTCATATAAGTCAAAAATCACGTTCGATTTACTCTAGTAGAGTTTACGAACCTCCATCAGCTCTTCACTCTTTGAATTCTGAATCAAAGACTGTTTGTTCAAATTTGAAGGTTTTCCATTCGATATGTTATCCGGATGATATGTGTATGGTCGtttgtaaaaatggatTTTGCTCGATGTTCCCAGTTGAAAAGCTTCGACTGTGCAAGCGTGGCTATCCTTTGTGGAAGATGTTGTCAATGGATGTTGATGAAGAGATTGTTTTATTGACAACAGTCAATTCTATTAAAGATTATCTAGTTGTTGGATTTGAAGATGGAAACGTTGGCATATACAAGAGTGAATTTATTACTAGAAAGCGAAAGGTGAATGATATGAGAAAGTTGAAACTGTGGAAAAGGGAAAGAGCACCCCCAATATTTGCATTGTTTGGACACTCTTCCAGCAATCTTTTAATAGGTAAGTATTATGTATAG
- a CDS encoding 26s proteasome subunit p55, putative (encoded by transcript BEWA_026750A), with protein MLAEKRCRMASDGESNSKICKFILNMLYEYGDFPNLNYYLILLSRKRGQLKATITAMIDLVKEWLPQVSDMETKLKLFETLDSITSGKIFLENQRAEITFALAKIKEGQGNISEAAKILQEIEVETFGSLTRLQKVEYILEQMRIHFLNEDYIRFFITSKKISEKTLEKDDFCQLKLKYYEFMIKYYLREKSYFLIAEAFKRRLETLFAMEDPQWIQELECLILFLLISPMDDERKAFMEETEKEGKKLKEIPLLAGFLREFMSDNMIPWPPAPELAQYLENHVTFKDDPLPGGKERIEALRDRVIQHNVLIVSKFYTRITLQRLAELVNSTVDKLEEEVSIMVSRNALYAKINRPDGIIKFGKRKEPEDVLDEWSKNIAGLMDLVDQCSRLVQKERMIHEARAKQIELENALS; from the exons ATGTTGGCGGAAAAGAGATGTCGTATGGCTTCGGACGGGGAATCCAATAGTAAAATATGTAAATTCATTCTCAACATGCTTTACGAATATGGAGATTTCCCAAATTTAAATTACTATCTCATTCTATTGTCTAGAAAGCGGGGCCAATTAAAAGCCACAATTACAGCCATGATTGATCTTGTCAAGGAGTGGCTACCACAGGTTTCAGATATGGAAACAAAGCTCAAGTTGTTTGAAACTCTCGACTCTATCACATCCGGAAAG ATATTCCTGGAGAACCAGCGTGCTGAAATAACATTTGCCCTTGCTAAAATAAAAGAGGGGCAGGGTAATATTAGCGAAGCTGCCAAGATTTTGCAAGAGATTGAAGTCGAAACATTTGGATCACTTACTAGACTTCAAAAGGTGGAGTATATTCTGGAACAGATGCGTATTCACTTTCTCAATGAGGACTATATTCGCTTTTTCATAACAAGCAAGAAAATTAGTGAGAAGACGCTGGAGAAGGATGATTTCTGTCAACTAAAACTAAAGTATTACGAGTTTATGATAAAGTACTACCTTCGGGAAAAGAGCTACTTTTTAATTGCTGAGGCATTTAAAAGGAGACTGGAAACTCTCTTTGCCATGGAAGACCCTCAATGGATCCAG GAACTCGAATGTCTgatcctcttcctcctcatTTCTCCAATGGACGACGAGAGAAAGGCGTTTATGGAGGAAACGGAAAAGGAGGGCAAGAAGCTAAAGGAGATACCGCTGTTGGCTGGATTCCTCAGAGAGTTCATGTCAGACAACATGATACCCTGGCCACCAGCGCCAGAACTCGCTCAGTACTTGGAAAATCACGTCACCTTCAAGGACGATCCACTGCCTGGTGGAAAGGAGCGCATTGAGGCTCTTCGGGACCGTGTTATTCAGCACAATGTTCTTATTGTCAGCAAGTTTTACACGAGAATAACTCTCCAGAGACTCGCGGAGCTCGTAAACTCGACGGTTGAT AAattggaggaagaagtcTCAATCATGGTCTCCAGGAACGCTCTCTACGCCAAGATTAACCGCCCAGACGGGATCATCAAGTTTGGCAAGAGGAAGGAACCAGAGGATGTACTCGATGAATGGTCCAAGAATATCGCAGG GTTAATGGACTTGGTGGACCAGTGTTCTCGGTTGGTCCAGAAGGAGCGAATGATTCACGAGGCTCGCGCAAAGCAGATCGAGTTGGAAAACGCTTTATCCTGA
- a CDS encoding hypothetical protein (encoded by transcript BEWA_026790A), translating into MEGNLDDTLTGFNALSLGDSTANGRESADKVSQEPLVRQPDGMGGAGEHQKPQLEDSGVDQSGHWSPKDGESANGLESIQDDDVLYVGSSITVKTEGAPSKRGLGTLHRDLSHHLDDSQGHSMAEPMEKFQGQEKSGWIVSCVKSPKASLKHLVSKRVVGLDSVNLGQDGNLTHINALCQRGSNSSTIVSNRSGKSAKMHKNSDYARFNGYDRAGGHADYGKMGEQVVPRHGVKGYIGEAQYGQKSYESHGISPESLNRWLMALLKAFIIITVIYIIAITTLAIKRDIDNEIQKKRRMIKDEVLECQELYKKNQCSTLQIPALEEQCKKWESCMYKNELLYEETTSLSAEFLGGIINKFVSQLELRTVAIVMFTLVALLIGYNLMLSLRLRIFGNGNYPGYTHGGQLNFQGYPNHMLHYPPLIQNPYIVPNYFSMGGYPFIHDQRPQLDCYRRDSGSKHVKRGTSAWKRRFTSAWQDE; encoded by the coding sequence ATGGAAGGGAACCTCGACGATACTCTTACGGGATTCAATGCGCTTTCACTGGGTGATTCCACTGCCAACGGACGGGAATCAGCCGACAAAGTTTCGCAGGAGCCGCTGGTACGGCAGCCGGATGGCATGGGCGGAGCGGGGGAGCACCAAAAGCCACAATTAGAGGACTCTGGAGTTGACCAAAGTGGTCATTGGTCTCCAAAGGACGGAGAATCTGCGAATGGCCTAGAGAGCATTCAGGATGACGACGTATTGTACGTTGGAAGCAGCATTACGGTCAAGACGGAAGGTGCTCCGAGCAAGAGAGGACTCGGTACTCTCCACAGGGACCTCTCGCATCACCTAGATGACTCTCAAGGCCATTCCATGGCCGAGCCAATGGAAAAGTTTCAGGGCCAAGAAAAATCTGGATGGATCGTGAGTTGTGTAAAGAGCCCAAAGGCGTCTCTGAAACATCTCGTCAGCAAAAGGGTCGTTGGTCTCGACTCTGTAAACCTTGGACAGGATGGCAACTTGACACACATTAATGCGCTCTGCCAAAGAGGATCAAACTCCAGCACCATAGTTTCAAATCGCTCCGGTAAATCTGCAAAAATGCACAAGAATAGTGACTATGCAAGATTTAATGGATACGACAGAGCTGGTGGACATGCCGACTATGGAAAAATGGGTGAACAAGTTGTACCCAGGCATGGTGTAAAAGGATATATTGGTGAGGCTCAGTACGGGCAAAAGAGTTACGAGAGTCATGGCATATCGCCAGAGTCGCTAAACAGGTGGCTCATGGCCCTCTTGAAGGCCTTTATAATCATAACTGTAATATACATAATCGCAATCACAACCCTGGCTATAAAACGGGATATTGACAATGAAATACAAAAGAAACGACGAATGATAAAGGATGAAGTTCTGGAATGCCAGGAATTGTATAAAAAGAACCAATGCAGCACATTACAAATTCCAGCACTAGAGGAACAGTGCAAAAAATGGGAGTCTTGcatgtacaagaatgaacTTTTGTACGAGGAAACAACATCACTATCGGCTGAGTTTTTAGGGGGAATCATAAACAAGTTTGTATCACAACTGGAGCTTCGGACAGTGGCAATTGTCATGTTCACGTTGGTGGCGTTGCTTATTGGCTATAATCTCATGCTTTCTTTGCGCTTGCGAATTTTCGGAAATGGAAATTACCCTGGCTATACGCACGGTGGACAATTAAATTTTCAGGGCTATCCTAATCATATGCTACACTATCCGCCATTGATACAAAACCCCTACATTGTACCAAACTACTTTAGCATGGGTGGGTACCCTTTTATTCATGACCAGCGCCCTCAGTTGGACTGTTATAGAAGGGATTCAGGGTCGAAACATGTCAAGAGGGGTACATCAGCCTGGAAACGAAGATTTACAAGTGCTTGGCAAGATGAATGA
- a CDS encoding hypothetical protein (encoded by transcript BEWA_026780A): MMDNEAFDILDKDVYFRDAPKTEDLSQLAASTVEAATSTIKLYDPKFCGWTISEDMGAFCRGFGCMCI, from the exons ATGATGGACAATGAAGCATTTGATATACTGGACAAGGATGTCTATTTCAGGGACGCACCAAAGACGGAGGATCTCTCGCAACTCGCAGCCAGCACCGTCGAAGCAGCCACGTCGACCATAAAG CTCTACGATCCAAAGTTTTGCGGCTGGACAATCAGTGAGGATATGGGAGCCTTTTGTAGAGGCTTTGGATGTATGTGTATCTAG
- a CDS encoding hypothetical protein (encoded by transcript BEWA_026800A), translating to MENRIKKMLRLIYPKSGDSVSCGTIIEDEMARLLLISEKGKAKLVPQSEIKLQRYGGRGYDLLRQGPSGDDKLVASLSVKETQQVILVSSGGLLAKKHISVMRLAHKHHKMKKFWQKGAMEGTVSFATPFD from the coding sequence ATGGAGAACAGAATCAAAAAGATGCTTCGTCTAATTTATCCAAAGAGTGGAGACTCCGTTTCATGTGGAACTATaatagaagatgaaatgGCGCGTCTTTTACTCATTTCGGAAAAGGGAAAGGCAAAGTTGGTGCCTCAATCGGAGATAAAGCTCCAGAGATATGGCGGAAGAGGTTATGATTTGCTACGCCAAGGCCCATCTGGTGATGATAAACTTGTGGCATCACTCTCTGTTAAAGAGACTCAACAGGTCATATTGGTTAGCTCCGGTGGCTTGTTGGCTAAGAAACACATTAGTGTTATGAGACTGGCACACAAGCATCACAAGATGAAAAAGTTTTGGCAAAAGGGAGCAATGGAAGGTACCGTATCATTTGCAACACCGTTTGATTAA
- a CDS encoding hypothetical protein (encoded by transcript BEWA_026810A), which yields MLTLNVEGKCGGQKEEPKCKCGSGIPNLKAKKETIPDITNFLKYTHYLEGGTFNLSGYLQDGGEIGTRGKNINNVTEVSVYYWNNNDRIPILIGVIRHQGGDNQETKYYSYSYDRAKGLGNWRSFDRDSSKSLLQLLDDQNCLRNHAVPFNIQDSTSGYIINGSNSNCINKYRNITESKPIPTHPPGSNYISKAYMTTGLHGSTLSTRISRVTLHGKSVTFSTPSEAVEEIRLYSYQGSGQVPLMIEFLKRGGGSRWYESTDQSHLSWREVGDGSNFYDGDDDPQPTPKLSEKLDEVLCKRHNNVTIDLSSTRTNRQSYCCNEHKSENRISVEEGYVTTAGETKTSYYKHTIINTSFNLAGIYYTVGGIRRNIKLSGSHFPTSVNSVYAFYCGKEEPSLIYLDSDNVMTKGWYKKGTDENWIWTYTGIDPKDFESNNLECKQWMKLRIVLDGCGCDNLPDCPNSGGTDRLTDEQLKEELAKEAKEVIKKRDELIKQSQLLATTPVPGAFPGSGGSSGGGVGGSSKYHEIRVTNDENGLLRPKVKVTGQKDGQGKAKLELDYANSSANAGGPGGGAQASGPRGRDSTWSWNRLKDLGSVFIDVLLPKPYTKSVPSPLSKADPGKTGLTAASSNKTATQNPESKQKLDSRGQDATGLPGEKSPDKGDESTSETAQGAGLPSDALQSEVGEDGDKGTVKDGLGVAGKSGVGVGNTVSIPPQLQAVDLVTGSASLASGVYTGTSALTPEALPAEPTPQPEKVADPVSGGILAGAGYFFATSAGSAATFFGGWKLYNRYKGDPWVRQV from the coding sequence ATGTTAACCTTAAATGTAGAAGGAAAATGTGGTGGTCAAAAGGAAGAACCAAAATGCAAGTGTGGTAGTGGCATACCCAACCTAAAGGCCAAAAAGGAGACAATTCCAGATATCACTAACTTCCTCAAGTACACTCACTATCTTGAAGGAGGTACATTTAATCTAAGTGGTTATTTACAAGATGGAGGTGAAATAGGAACAAGGGGGAAGAACATTAACAATGTTACCGAAGTCTCAGTGTACTACTGGAACAACAATGATCGCATACCTATCCTTATTGGAGTTATACGCCATCAGGGTGGTGATAATCAAGAAACCAAGTACTATTCCTATTCTTATGATAGAGCAAAAGGGCTTGGTAATTGGAGAAGTTTTGATCGTGATTCTAGTAAGTCACTTCTGCAACTGCTAGACGATCAAAATTGCCTAAGGAACCATGCCGTTCCGTTTAATATACAGGACTCTACATCAGGTTATATTATCAATGGCTCCAATTCCAACTGTATAAATAAATATAGAAATATCACAGAGTCTAAACCTATACCTACGCATCCTCCGGGCAGTAACTATATTTCTAAAGCATATATGACTACTGGCCTCCACGGTAGTACCCTCAGTACAAGAATATCTAGAGTTACATTGCATGGGAAATCTGTCACATTTTCTACTCCTAGTGAGGCAGTTGAGGAAATAAGACTATATTCTTATCAAGGTAGTGGTCAAGTACCTCTTATGATTGAATTTCTCAAAAGAGGTGGAGGATCAAGGTGGTATGAGAGTACAGATCAGAGTCATCTTAGCTGGAGAGAAGTTGGTGATGGCAGCAATTTCTATGATGGAGACGATGATCCTCAGCCTACTCCAAAACTTTCAGAAAAGCTTGATGAGGTACTATGCAAACGGCACAATAATGTTACCATCGATTTATCCTCTACTAGAACTAATAGACAGTCATATTGTTGCAATGAACATAAAAGTGAGAATAGAATTTCTGTCGAGGAAGGCTATGTTACAACAGCTGGTGAGACAAAGACTTCATACTACAAGCATACTATTATCAACACTAGTTTCAATCTCGCTGGTATCTACTATACTGTTGGAGGTATAAGGAGGAATATAAAACTTTCAGGATCACACTTTCCCACCTCTGTAAATAGTGTCTATGCCTTCTACTGTGGAAAAGAGGAACCCTCACTCATCTATCTTGATAGTGATAATGTTATGACCAAAGGTTGGTATAAGAAGGGTACTGATGAGAACTGGATATGGACATACACTGGTATAGATCCCAAAGATTTCGAGAGTAACAACCTTGAATGTAAACAGTGGATGAAACTAAGGATAGTGTTGGATGGTTGTGGTTGTGATAACCTACCAGACTGTCCAAACTCTGGAGGTACTGATCGACTTACTGATGAACAACTCAAAGAAGAACTCGCAAAAGAAGCTAAGGAAGTGATAAAGAAAAGAGATGAGTTGATAAAACAATCTCAACTTCTTGCTACCACTCCCGTACCTGGAGCCTTTCCAGGTTCTGGAGGTAGTAGTGGTGGCGGTGTAGGTGGATCATCTAAATACCATGAAATCCGAGTTActaatgatgaaaatggtcTTCTTAGACCTAAAGTCAAAGTTACTGGTCAAAAGGATGGTCAAGGAAAAGCTAAACTTGAACTTGATTATGCCAATTCCAGTGCTAATGCTGGTGGTCCGGGTGGAGGAGCTCAGGCTAGTGGCCCAAGAGGCAGAGATTCTACTTGGTCATGGAATAGACTTAAAGATCTCGGAAGCGTTTTTATCGATGTGCTACTACCTAAACCTTATACTAAATCTGTACCTAGTCCATTATCAAAGGCTGATCCAGGAAAAACTGGACTTACTGCTGCCTCATCTAACAAAACTGCTACTCAAAATCCAGAATCTAAACAAAAACTTGACTCACGTGGCCAAGATGCTACTGGTCTACCTGGTGAAAAATCTCCTGATAAGGGTGATGAATCTACTTCTGAAACTGCTCAAGGTGCTGGTCTTCCTTCTGATGCTCTTCAATCCGAAGTtggtgaagatggtgataaaggtACTGTTAAAGATGGTCTAGGTGTAGCTGGTAAATCTGGAGTTGGTGTTGGAAATACTGTCTCTATACCTCCTCAACTACAAGCTGTTGACCTAGTTACTGGTTCTGCTAGTCTAGCTAGTGGAGTATACACTGGTACTTCTGCTCTTACTCCTGAAGCTCTTCCTGCTGAACCTACTCCTCAACCTGAAAAAGTTGCTGATCCTGTTTCTGGTGGTATTCTCGCTGGTGCTGGATACTTTTTTGCTACTTCTGCAGGATCCGCcgcaacattttttggaggatggaaactttataatcgctataaaggagacccttgggttagacaagTATAG
- a CDS encoding hypothetical protein (encoded by transcript BEWA_026760A) — protein MSGKDKTVEIEISKRPENVNGVQKDKEGCSYEVGDGQVLLTDDWYPDPEGIYRRITHTPKDGWTISKIKNLQQNLNTFEGLEKHKSVSVYYWNSDYKKPLLIQLGTGDNDYYTTKNGDNNWNKSQGINPGTLREELDKQNCNKNNAHIIDLKEKDQDGNYNCPSGCNSQKINVSYSGNSYKTAFYSGRGYNFSVTSFKHNSSLQHGLPSLKDVREIRVYWYNSGKNPLLYCYEQSRKQRYFRKNSGTSNTWIEVSNASVPSVPYYPNLAIDFSKSSGLMYNGGGTDIKIAVLLSHIGDGYYRCQYSLRGGLFMVNSVIYSSVQLTEISPSTEAHLISVSGFYYGVKNPKDLPMPILIEFVIKDAGTTYRYYQKLSEIDDWKLLSRSGRTDQLVGEFLNLTLDKLKEFKDTLNKLNQSQAKVKELVELNKELAESSTTTIAGSSVGSGLGGAGLGALAMWKGPALIARLITRL, from the coding sequence ATGAGTGGTAAGGATAAAACTGTTGAAATAGAGATCAGTAAACGCCctgaaaatgtaaatggaGTCCAAAAGGATAAGGAAGGGTGTTCTTATGAAGTTGGTGATGGCCAAGTTCTTCTGACGGATGACTGGTACCCAGACCCAGAGGGAATATATAGGAGGATAACACACACTCCAAAAGATGGATGGACAATAAGTAAAATTAAGAATCTACAGCAAAACTTAAATACATTTGAGGGCCTAGAAAAACACAAAAGCGTCtcagtctactactggaataGTGATTATAAGAAGCCACTCCTCATACAACTTGGAACAGGAGACAATGACTACTACACTACtaaaaatggtgataatAATTGGAATAAGTCCCAAGGCATAAATCCCGGTACTTTAAGGGAGGAGCTTGATAAACAGAACTGTAATAAGAATAATGCCCACATTATAGATCTCAAAGAGAAGGATCAAGATGGTAATTACAACTGTCCAAGTGGTTGTAATAGCCAGAAAATTAATGTATCATACAGTGGCAACTCCTACAAGACTGCCTTCTACTCTGGTAGAGGTTATAATTTCTCAGTGACTAGCTTCAAGCATAACAGCAGTTTGCAACATGGACTTCCATCTCTAAAGGATGTCAGAGAGATCAGGGTCTACTGGTATAATTCTGGTAAAAATCCCCTCCTATATTGCTATGAACAAAGTAGAAAGCAGAGATACTTCAGAAAAAACTCAGGTACTAGCAACACTTGGATTGAAGTATCTAATGCCTCTGTACCTTCTGTTCCTTATTACCCTAATCTGGCTATCGATTTCTCTAAATCGTCTGGTTTAATGTACAATGGTGGAGGTACTGATATAAAGATAGCTGTGCTACTCAGTCACATTGGTGATGGCTACTACAGATGCCAGTATTCTCTGAGAGGTGGACTATTTATGGTCAATAGTGTTATTTACAGTAGTGTTCAGCTTACTGAAATATCCCCTTCCACTGAGGCCCATCTAATTAGTGTCTCTGGATTTTACTATGGAGTAAAAAATCCCAAAGATCTACCTATGCCTATTCTGATTGAATTTGTTATTAAAGATGCTGGAACCACATATAGATACTACCAGAAACTTAGTGAGATTGATGATTGGAAACTATTGTCTAGATCTGGAAGAACTGATCAACTTGTTGGAGAATTTCTAAATCTAACTCTGGATAAACTCAAGGAGTTCAAGGATACGTTGAACAAGCTTAACCAGTCACAAGCCAAAGTTAAGGAGCTTGTGGAACTAAACAAAGAGCTTGCTGAGTCGTCAACTACCACCATAGCTGGGTCATCTGTTGGAAGTGGACTTGGCGGAGCAGGGTTGGGCGCTCTTGCTATGTGGAAAGGCCCCGCTCTAATTGCAAGACTAATAACTCGTCTGTAA
- a CDS encoding hypothetical protein (encoded by transcript BEWA_026770A) gives MSHGREALDKAVCNSIGTPCSSSLSSGMRDAEEDPEEVAESASTSTYGTISTGTTSSTITKAVSSTLEAAATVGGGAYAGYWVYSRYFLDALVCLI, from the coding sequence ATGTCACATGGTCGTGAAGCTCTTGATAAAGCAGTCTGCAACTCCATAGGCACTCCTTGTTCTTCCTCTCTTTCTAGTGGTATGCGAGATGCTGAAGAAGATCCTGAAGAGGTTGCTGAATCTGCTTCCACTTCTACTTATGGTACTATTTCTACTGGTACCACTTCCTCTACTATTACTAAAGCTGTCAGTTCTACACTTGAAGCTGCTGCTACTGTTGGTGGAGGCGCTTATGCAGGATACTGGGTATATTCTAGATACTTTCTAGACGCTTTGGTATGCCTGATCTGA
- a CDS encoding translation initiation factor eIF-1A, putative (encoded by transcript BEWA_026740A), translating into MPKNKGKGGKNRRRGKNDNEGEKRELVFKMEDQEYAQVLRMLGNGRLEAYCFDGTKRLCHIRGKMRKRVWVNAGDIVLVSLRDYQDNKADVIAKYTSDEARTLKAYGELPESTKINETDMYDDEGDGGIEFQDVSSEAEEADDGDSDFDIDDL; encoded by the exons atgccaaagaatAAGG GAAAGGGCGGTAAGAATCGCAGAAGGGGCAAAAATGACAATGAGGGGGAAAAGAGGGAACTCGTCTTCAAAATGGAGGACCAAG AATACGCCCAAGTACTCCGAATGCTGGGAAACGGACGCCTCGAAGCCTACTGCTTTGATGGGACCAAGAGGCTCTGCCATATTCG TGGAAAAATGAGAAAGAGGGTTTGGGTCAACGCTGGTGACATTGTTTTGGTCTCTCTTCGTGACTATCAGGACAACAAGGCGGATGTAATCGCAAAATACACGTCTGACGAAGCTAGAACCCTCAAGGCCTATGGAGAACTGCCAGAGTCCACCAAAATCAACGAGACAGACATGTACGACGATGAAGGCGACGGTGGAATTGAGTTCCAAGACGTCTCATCCGAAGCCGAAGAAGCCGACGATGGAGATAGCGATTTTGACATTGACGATCTCTAA